The proteins below are encoded in one region of Chitinophagaceae bacterium:
- a CDS encoding LamG domain-containing protein — protein sequence MKPYKKPHLKLSLRQKFNTTRALGITAVIMIIIGGVLFYKFGYIEDTLADKIDIKQTKNIRGAGNMIHFKHQNDVIQVPHHSSLNLRDSFTIETWFLPLGFGNNFFNDPVVGKHSSGQGWEIRAGGSDRELGFMITLPNNGCRFNHCELKSPHPLQKNIWTHVAVTYEHESSTNTSFVKLYHNGILVNEGIYTGKVSMSSIDFTIGKNTEWGNRSFNGYIDDVRYWSSVRTEAEIQQNMT from the coding sequence ATGAAACCGTATAAAAAGCCTCATTTAAAGCTTTCGTTAAGACAAAAATTTAACACTACCCGAGCACTTGGAATTACTGCAGTTATCATGATTATTATTGGTGGAGTTTTATTTTACAAATTTGGTTATATAGAAGATACTTTAGCTGATAAAATTGATATTAAGCAAACTAAGAATATTCGGGGTGCCGGTAATATGATTCACTTTAAACATCAAAATGATGTTATTCAGGTACCGCATCACAGCAGTTTAAATTTAAGAGATTCTTTTACTATTGAAACCTGGTTTTTGCCTTTAGGATTTGGAAATAATTTTTTTAACGATCCTGTTGTTGGAAAACACTCAAGCGGACAGGGTTGGGAAATTCGTGCAGGAGGTTCAGATAGGGAATTGGGGTTTATGATTACATTACCCAATAATGGTTGTAGATTTAATCATTGCGAGTTAAAATCACCTCATCCTTTACAAAAAAACATATGGACTCATGTTGCTGTAACATATGAACACGAGAGTTCTACTAATACATCATTTGTAAAACTATATCATAACGGTATTTTAGTGAATGAAGGTATCTATACAGGTAAAGTCAGTATGTCTTCCATAGACTTTACCATCGGTAAAAATACAGAATGGGGAAATAGATCTTTTAACGGTTATATTGATGATGTAAGATACTGGTCTTCGGTAAGGACGGAAGCTGAAATTCAGCAAAACATGACTG